A DNA window from Anastrepha obliqua isolate idAnaObli1 chromosome 5, idAnaObli1_1.0, whole genome shotgun sequence contains the following coding sequences:
- the LOC129247882 gene encoding guanine nucleotide-binding protein subunit beta-like protein codes for MSETLQLRGTLVGHTGWVTQIATNPKDPDTIISASRDKTLIVWKLTRDEDTNYGFPQKRLYGHSHFVSDVVLSSDGNYALSGSWDKTLRLWDLAAGKTTRRFEDHTKDVLSVAFSADNRQIVSGSRDKTIKLWNTLAECKFTIQEDGHTDWVSCVRFSPNHSNPIIVSCGWDRTVKVWNLANCKLKNNHHGHNGYLNTVTVSPDGSLCTSGGKDSKALLWDLNDGKNLYTLEHNDIINALCFSPNRYWLCVAYGPSIKIWDLACKKTVEELRPEVVSTSSKADPPQCLSLAWSTDGQTLFAGYSDKTIRVWQVSVSAH; via the exons atgagtGAGACTCTCCAATTGCGCGGTACCCTTGTTGGGCATACTGGTTGGGTTACCCAAATTGCCACCAACCCCAAGGATCCTGATACCATCATCTCAGCTTCTCGTG ACAAGACCCTTATCGTGTGGAAGTTGACTCGCGATGAGGACACCAACTACGGTTTCCCCCAGAAGCGTCTGTATGGTCACTCTCACTTCGTGAGCGACGTTGTGCTGTCTTCTGATGGTAACTACGCTCTGTCTGGCTCATGGGACAAAACTCTGCGTTTGTGGGATTTGGCTGCTGGCAAGACCACCCGTCGTTTCGAAGATCACACCAAG GATGTACTCTCTGTTGCCTTCTCCGCTGACAATCGTCAAATTGTCTCTGGCTCCCGCGACAAAACCATCAAGTTGTGGAACACTTTGGCCGAGTGCAAGTTCACCATCCAGGAAGATGGACATACCGATTGGGTTTCATGCGTACGTTTCTCGCCAAATCACTCCAACCCCATTATCGTCTCCTGTGGTTGGGATCGCACCGTAAAGGTCTGGAATTTGGCCAACTGCAAATTGAAGAACAACCACCATGGCCACAATGGTTACTTGAACACAGTAACTGTTTCACCTGACGGTTCATTGTGCACTTCTGGTGGCAAGGATTCCAAGGCTTTGTTATGGGATCTGAATGACGGCAAGAACTTGTACACTTTGGAGCATAATGACATCATCAACGCATTGTGCTTCTCACCCAACCGCTACTGGCTGTGCGTCGCTTATGGTCCATCCATCAAAATCTGGGATTTGGCATGCAAGAAGACCGTTGAGGAACTCCGCCCCGAAGTTGTATCGACCAGCTCCAAAGCTGATCCACCACAATGTTTGTCGTTGGCATGGTCCACCGACGGTCAGACCCTGTTCGCTGGCTACTCTGACAAGACCATTCGCGTATGGCAAGTATCTGTTTCTGCTCACTAA